One window of Oncorhynchus kisutch isolate 150728-3 linkage group LG25, Okis_V2, whole genome shotgun sequence genomic DNA carries:
- the LOC109870103 gene encoding gastric inhibitory polypeptide: MTVALFVLVLLCMAGMLHAEASDQSGENSLTENGQGLGRRYAESTIASDMSKIMDSMVQKNFVNFLLNQKEKKSMSNVTPGEDPGACLYNNLLKKLALCIHSKGHRSMTQ, translated from the exons ATGACGGTAGCATTGTTCGTACTGGTGCTCCTCTGCATGGCTGGAATGCTGCATGCTGAGGCCTCGGACCAGTCTGGAGAGAACAG TCTCACAGAAAATGGACAGGGTTTGGGGAGAAGATATGCTGAGTCAACCATTGCCAGTGACATGAGCAAAATCATGGACTCAATGGTTCAGAAGAATTTTGTCAACTTCCTGCTCAACCAGAAGGAGAAAAAGAGCAT GTCTAATGTCACTCCGGGGGAAGATCCAGGTGCTTGCTTGTACAACAATCTCCTGAAAAAGCTTGCACTGTGCATCCACAGCAAGGGACACAGATCCAT GACCCAGTGA
- the LOC109870092 gene encoding male-specific lethal 1-like 1 isoform X2: MTMRSTLFANAGFKLDTERIDFDKSQVGNANVVNSITIKRETCDFVIDVHDVHGDIHNTGGENLSKTKIIDQKYIIRAPVVAAQNKAGGALVHGDNWESTGVPSSSVRQMGGEGIPMKGKHFLSDGMDNKELVSNNNSKDAGTDESTRGVSPGGVVNTASIEFSTEGKWRNIRKTPANPHTQATCLRQILLLQLDLIEQQQQQLQSKDKEIDELKADKETLLARIERMERRLQLTRKDPRDKRLFQPLEPWTPDKEDLWDLEVCDSPQTPTPRTIPFSRGGKGLKRKFCFLDSKIQKSRGGKGSKFTSPKSECGAGSPYQRELRSKETPEKMGFGRSPVERDTLYPSKEDPERTDQMEELPFMSTTEMYLCRWHQPPPSPQREPSPSPKKEEVVAIPSWKENSMEPLDEEAASDIPEMLDDSVFLKRHAKLELDEKRRKRWDIQRIREQRMFQRLQQRMNKKKGIQESEPEVSSFYPDTEDVESIIITPFLPVVAFGRPLPKLTQQWYHGAGGGAGRVSQKDLSSK, from the exons ATGACTATGAGATCCACTTTGTTTGCTAATGCAGGATTTAAGCTGGACACTGAGAGAATTGACTTTGACAAATCACAAGTTGGAAATGCAAATGTTGTGAACTCCATAACAATCAAGAGAGAAACCTGTGACTTTGTCATAGATGTCCATGACGTACACGGGGACATCCACAACACTGGAGGGGAGAACCTCAGCAAAACTAAGATCATAGACCAGAAATACATCATTCGGGCCCCAGTGGTGGCTGCACAAAATAAAGCAGGAGGGGCACTAGTTCATGGTGACAATTGGGAAAGCACAGGGGTGCCGTCATCCTCTGTCAGACAAATGGGGGGTGAGGGAATCCCAATGAAAGGTAAACACTTTCTGAGTGATGGTATGGATAATAAAGAGTTGGTTTCAAACAATAACTCCAAGGATGCTGGTACTGATGAGAGCACCAGAGGGGTCTCCCCTGGAGGAGTTGTCAACACTGCATCCATTGAGTTCAGCACAGAGGGCAAGTGGAGGAACATCAGAAAAACCCCTGCTAACCCCCACACACAGGCCACCTGCCTCCGGCAGATTCTACTCCTTCAGCTGGACTTGAttgaacaacagcaacaacagctgCAGTCCAAGGACAAGGAGATAGATGAGCTGAAAGCAGACAAGGAGACG TTGCTGGCGCGTATTGAGCGCATGGAGCGTCGCTTGCAGCTGACGAGGAAGGACCCACGTGATAAGCGCCTATTTCAGCCACTAGAGCCCTGGACCCCAGATAAAGAGGACCTGTGGGATCTAGAAGTGTGTGACAGCCCACAGACTCCCACCCCCAGGACAATCCCTTTCAGTCGAGGCGGCAAAGGCCTCAAGAG GAAATTTTGCTTCCTGGACTCAAAAATCCAGAAGTCACGAGGAGGGAAAGGCTCTAAGTTCACCTCCCCTAAGTCAGAGTGTGGAGCTGGCTCACCATATCAGAGGGAGCTGCGCAGTAAAGAGACCCCAGAGAAGATGGGGTTTGGTCGGTCACCGGTGGAGAGGGATACTCTGTACCCGAGCAAAGAGGACCCGGAGCGCACCGATCAGATGGAGGAGCTCCCTTTCATGTCTACTACTGAGATGTACCTGTGTCGCTGGCATCAGccgcccccctccccccaacgtGAGCCATCCCCATCCCCGAAGAAAGAGGAGGTTGTAGCCA TTCCATCCTGGAAGGAAAACAGTATGGAGCCCTTGGATGAGGAGGCTGCCAGTGACATcccagag ATGTTGGACGACAGTGTCTTTTTGAAGCGCCATGCAAAGCTGGAGTTGGATGAGAAGAGAAGAAAAAG ATGGGACATTCAGCGTATCCGTGAGCAGCGCATGTTTCAGCGCCTCCAGCAGCGCATGAACAAGAAGAAGGGGATCCAGGAGAGTGAGCCAGAGGTCTCCTCTTTTTACCCGGACACTGAGGATG TCGAGTCCATAATCATCACCCCTTTCCTGCCTGTGGTGGCCTTTGGCCGGCCATTGCCGAAGCTTACTCAACA ATGGTACCATGGTGCAGGTGGCGGGGCAGGGCGAGTTTCACAGAAAGACCTTTCATCAAAAT GA
- the LOC109870092 gene encoding male-specific lethal 1-like 1 isoform X1 has protein sequence MTMRSTLFANAGFKLDTERIDFDKSQVGNANVVNSITIKRETCDFVIDVHDVHGDIHNTGGENLSKTKIIDQKYIIRAPVVAAQNKAGGALVHGDNWESTGVPSSSVRQMGGEGIPMKGKHFLSDGMDNKELVSNNNSKDAGTDESTRGVSPGGVVNTASIEFSTEGKWRNIRKTPANPHTQATCLRQILLLQLDLIEQQQQQLQSKDKEIDELKADKETLLARIERMERRLQLTRKDPRDKRLFQPLEPWTPDKEDLWDLEVCDSPQTPTPRTIPFSRGGKGLKRKFCFLDSKIQKSRGGKGSKFTSPKSECGAGSPYQRELRSKETPEKMGFGRSPVERDTLYPSKEDPERTDQMEELPFMSTTEMYLCRWHQPPPSPQREPSPSPKKEEVVAIPSWKENSMEPLDEEAASDIPEMLDDSVFLKRHAKLELDEKRRKRWDIQRIREQRMFQRLQQRMNKKKGIQESEPEVSSFYPDTEDVESIIITPFLPVVAFGRPLPKLTQQNFDLPWQRSRCRIEVPKKHTPHRTCRK, from the exons ATGACTATGAGATCCACTTTGTTTGCTAATGCAGGATTTAAGCTGGACACTGAGAGAATTGACTTTGACAAATCACAAGTTGGAAATGCAAATGTTGTGAACTCCATAACAATCAAGAGAGAAACCTGTGACTTTGTCATAGATGTCCATGACGTACACGGGGACATCCACAACACTGGAGGGGAGAACCTCAGCAAAACTAAGATCATAGACCAGAAATACATCATTCGGGCCCCAGTGGTGGCTGCACAAAATAAAGCAGGAGGGGCACTAGTTCATGGTGACAATTGGGAAAGCACAGGGGTGCCGTCATCCTCTGTCAGACAAATGGGGGGTGAGGGAATCCCAATGAAAGGTAAACACTTTCTGAGTGATGGTATGGATAATAAAGAGTTGGTTTCAAACAATAACTCCAAGGATGCTGGTACTGATGAGAGCACCAGAGGGGTCTCCCCTGGAGGAGTTGTCAACACTGCATCCATTGAGTTCAGCACAGAGGGCAAGTGGAGGAACATCAGAAAAACCCCTGCTAACCCCCACACACAGGCCACCTGCCTCCGGCAGATTCTACTCCTTCAGCTGGACTTGAttgaacaacagcaacaacagctgCAGTCCAAGGACAAGGAGATAGATGAGCTGAAAGCAGACAAGGAGACG TTGCTGGCGCGTATTGAGCGCATGGAGCGTCGCTTGCAGCTGACGAGGAAGGACCCACGTGATAAGCGCCTATTTCAGCCACTAGAGCCCTGGACCCCAGATAAAGAGGACCTGTGGGATCTAGAAGTGTGTGACAGCCCACAGACTCCCACCCCCAGGACAATCCCTTTCAGTCGAGGCGGCAAAGGCCTCAAGAG GAAATTTTGCTTCCTGGACTCAAAAATCCAGAAGTCACGAGGAGGGAAAGGCTCTAAGTTCACCTCCCCTAAGTCAGAGTGTGGAGCTGGCTCACCATATCAGAGGGAGCTGCGCAGTAAAGAGACCCCAGAGAAGATGGGGTTTGGTCGGTCACCGGTGGAGAGGGATACTCTGTACCCGAGCAAAGAGGACCCGGAGCGCACCGATCAGATGGAGGAGCTCCCTTTCATGTCTACTACTGAGATGTACCTGTGTCGCTGGCATCAGccgcccccctccccccaacgtGAGCCATCCCCATCCCCGAAGAAAGAGGAGGTTGTAGCCA TTCCATCCTGGAAGGAAAACAGTATGGAGCCCTTGGATGAGGAGGCTGCCAGTGACATcccagag ATGTTGGACGACAGTGTCTTTTTGAAGCGCCATGCAAAGCTGGAGTTGGATGAGAAGAGAAGAAAAAG ATGGGACATTCAGCGTATCCGTGAGCAGCGCATGTTTCAGCGCCTCCAGCAGCGCATGAACAAGAAGAAGGGGATCCAGGAGAGTGAGCCAGAGGTCTCCTCTTTTTACCCGGACACTGAGGATG TCGAGTCCATAATCATCACCCCTTTCCTGCCTGTGGTGGCCTTTGGCCGGCCATTGCCGAAGCTTACTCAACA GAACTTTGACCTGCCTTGGCAGCGAAGCCGCTGCCGCATCGAGGTGCCCAAAAAACACACGCCACACCGTACCTGTCGGAAGTGA
- the LOC109870271 gene encoding charged multivesicular body protein 2a gives MEFLFGKRKTPEEMLRQNQRALNRAMRDLDRERQRLEQQEKKIIADIKKMAKQGQMDAVKIMAKDLVRTRHYVKKFIMMRANIQAVSLKIQTLKSNNSMAQAMKGVTKAMATMNRQMKLPQIQKIMMEFERQSEIMDMKEEMMNDAIDDAMGDEDDEEESDAVVSQVLDELGLNLSDELSNLPSTGGSLSVAGGKKSEPQPALADADADLEERLNNLRRD, from the exons ATGGAGTTCCTGTTTGGGAAGAGGAAGACCCCAGAGGAGATGCTGAGGCAGAACCAGAGGGCACTGAATCGAGCCATGAGAGATCTGGACAGAGAGCGACAAAGACTGGAGCAGCAGGAGAAGAAAATAATAGCTGACATTAAGAAAATGGCCAAACAAGGACAAATG GATGCTGTCAAGATCATGGCGAAGGACTTGGTTCGCACAAGGCACTATGTGAAGAAATTTATTATGATGAGGGCAAATATCCAGGCAGTCAGTCTGAAAATCCAGACTCTCAAGTCAAACAACAGCATGGCACAGGCAATGAAAGGAGTCACCAAAGCCATGGCTACCATGAACAGACAG ATGAAGTTGCCACAGATTCAGAAGATCATGATGGAGTTTGAACGACAGAGTGAGATCATGGACATGAAAGAGGAGATGATGAATGATGCCATAGATGATGCCAtgggtgatgaggatgatgaagaAGAGAG TGATGCTGTTGTGTCCCAAGTGTTGGACGAGCTGGGTCTCAATCTCTCTGACGAACTCTCAA ATCTGCCATCCACAGGAGGTAGCCTCTCAGTGGCAGGTGGGAAGAAATCTGAACCCCAGCCAGCTCTGGCAGATGCAGATGCTGACCTGGAGGAGAGACTGAATAACCTCAGGAGAGACTGA